The following are encoded in a window of Gossypium raimondii isolate GPD5lz chromosome 13, ASM2569854v1, whole genome shotgun sequence genomic DNA:
- the LOC105783686 gene encoding probable receptor-like protein kinase At5g59700 has translation MENLGNFRLVFGISFLYCLLNLSLGFNPVDNYLIDCGSFKNRSIGVREFVADNTNTSSHTLSTPEHIFANSSSNSISLYYDSTLYQTARIFNGPSHYSFSIKEQGRHWIRLHFFPFVFQKYDMSKAKFSVSAQNFSLTREPQSGNVSVVKEYCLKITSNNLVLSFIPDSKSFAFINALEVLSIPENVVPEEAKTVDRKGDKKSLRELALETVARVDMGNSTVLPQNDTLWRLWVSDDSYLIDKNLGSFVSNVSAVNFTGGLVTEDVAPASVYGTATRFNLDDPNLNANLTWSFDVDPGFDYAVRLHFCDIVSNSTQQGVFLEIFINTHSAGHLDLGSQTSHVLGAPYFMDVYTRASASRKLNVSVGSSNIVNFPSVILNGLEIMKINNDKGRLDVSEVVPSRTSKTTLIVGVAVGLFVFVVLAALVFLFCRRRRRRKPDSGGGGQNIPMTGSVYSNGTARFPFIELVEATDNFSENLVIGVGGFGKVYKGVLRDETEVAVKRGTPQSSQGLVEFRTEIEMLSQFRHRHLVSLIGYCDENNEMIIIYEYMENGTLKNHLYGSSHPGLSWRQRLEISIGSAKGLHYLHTGSTKSIIHRDVKSANILLDKNFMAKVADFGLSKTGPDIDRTHVSTAVKGSFGYLDPEYLTTQKLTEKSDIYSFGVVLLEVLCGRPVIDPSLPREKVNLVDWALKSHRNGRLEDIVDPSVVGEIKKESLNKFWEITEKCLGKYGICRPSMGDVLWNLESALQLQGNETKTNHNGELSSEISHGGHSETSLEFSRTGSVGELAGVSMTTVFAQLLSEQEQMRG, from the coding sequence ATGGAGAATCTTGGGAATTTTAGATTGGTTTTTGGGATTTCATTTCTCTATTGTTTACTTAATCTTTCACTAGGATTCAACCCTGTAGATAACTATTTGATAGATTGTGGATCCTTCAAAAATAGATCAATAGGTGTTCGAGAGTTTGTAGCTGATAATACAAATACTTCATCTCATACACTTTCAACCCCAGAGCATATTTTTGCCAATTCTAGTTCGAACTCCATCTCACTTTACTATGATTCAACACTGTATCAAACTGCTAGAATCTTCAATGGACCTTCCCATTACAGCTTTTCAATCAAAGAACAAGGGAGGCACTGGATTCGCCTTCATTTCTTTCCATTTGTATTCCAAAAGTATGATATGAGCAAGGCTAAATTCTCTGTTTCAGCTCAAAACTTTAGCCTTACTAGAGAACCCCAATCAGGGAATGTTTCTGTTGTTAAGGAATACTGCTTAAAAATTACTTCTAATAACCTGGTTCTTAGTTTTATCCCTGATTCCAAGTCATTTGCTTTCATTAATGCCTTGGAAGTTCTTTCGATCCCTGAGAATGTCGTTCCCGAAGAAGCTAAAACAGTCGATCGGAAAGGCGATAAGAAAAGCTTGAGGGAACTTGCATTGGAGACAGTTGCAAGGGTGGATATGGGGAATTCAACAGTGCTTCCACAAAATGATACCTTATGGAGACTTTGGGTTTCAGATGATTCATATTTGATAGACAAAAATCTAGGATCATTTGTGTCAAATGTCTCAGCTGTTAATTTTACTGGAGGATTGGTGACTGAAGATGTTGCTCCAGCTTCTGTATATGGCACTGCCACTCGGTTTAACTTGGATGACCCGAACCTTAATGCGAACTTGACATGGAGCTTTGATGTTGACCCGGGGTTCGATTATGCTGTCCGCCTTCATTTTTGCGATATCGTAAGTAATTCTACTCAGCAAGGTGTCTTTCTTGAGATTTTCATCAATACACATTCAGCAGGTCATCTTGATCTTGGTTCTCAGACATCACATGTTTTAGGTGCTCCATATTTCATGGATGTCTACACAAGGGCCAGTGCAAGTCGCAAGCTTAATGTAAGCGTCGGTTCCTCGAATATAGTCAACTTCCCTAGTGTCATTCTCAATGGTTTGGagatcatgaaaataaataatgataagGGTAGGCTTGATGTCTCTGAAGTTGTCCCCTCAAGAACTTCCAAGACAACACTAATAGTTGGTGTGGCTGTTGGATTGTTTGTTTTCGTTGTTTTGGCTGCACTTGTCTTCCTTTTCTgccgaagaagaagaagaagaaagccgGATTCAGGGGGTGGAGGACAAAATATTCCTATGACAGGAAGTGTATACTCCAATGGGACTGCCCGCTTTCCTTTCATAGAGCTCGTAGAGGCCACTGATAATTTCAGTGAAAATTTGGTTATTGGGGTTGGCGGTTTCGGTAAAGTTTATAAAGGAGTATTGAGAGATGAAACCGAAGTTGCAGTCAAGAGGGGAACTCCGCAATCGAGTCAAGGTCTCGTAGAATTCCGGACCGAGATCGAAATGTTATCTCAGTTCCGGCACCGCCATTTAGTATCTTTGATCGGTTACTGTGATGAAAACAATGAGATGATCATAATTTATGAGTACATGGAGAATGGGACACTCAAGAATCATCTATATGGCTCAAGTCATCCAGGCTTGAGTTGGAGACAGAGGCTCGAGATAAGCATTGGATCAGCCAAAGGACTTCACTATCTTCATACCGGTTCAACAAAGTCAATAATTCACCGCGATGTCAAGTCTGCTAACATACTACTCGACAAGAATTTCATGGCTAAAGTTGCTGATTTCGGTCTATCAAAGACCGGTCCAGATATTGATCGGACACATGTGAGTACGGCGGTGAAAGGAAGCTTTGGATATCTCGACCCGGAATACTTGACAACGCAAAAACTAACAGAGAAATCAGATATTTACTCCTTCGGGGTAGTTTTGCTTGAAGTCCTTTGTGGAAGGCCAGTTATCGATCCATCCCTTCCGAGAGAAAAAGTGAATTTAGTCGACTGGGCATTGAAATCTCACCGCAATGGGAGATTGGAAGACATTGTAGATCCTAGTGTTGTtggtgaaataaaaaaagagtctTTAAACAAGTTTTGGGAGATAACTGAGAAATGTTTGGGGAAATATGGAATTTGTAGGCCTTCAATGGGAGATGTCCTATGGAACTTGGAGTCTGCACTTCAACTTCAAGGGAATGAAACAAAAACCAATCACAATGGTGAGCTTTCTTCCGAAATCAGCCATGGCGGGCACTCGGAAACAAGCTTAGAGTTCAGCCGAACCGGTAGCGTAGGCGAACTTGCTGGTGTTTCAATGACTACAGTT
- the LOC105781245 gene encoding ABC transporter G family member 6, which yields MSRIIAENNGGGHVLDAATGDGTPVCETSVDVTKLPSMPFLLSFNHLTYSVKVGRKMPLLTGGGRTKTLLNGISGVARDGEILAVLGASGSGKSTLIDALANRISKGSLKGNITLNDEVVESRVLKSISAYVMQHDLLFPMLTVEETLMFAAEFRLPRTMSKSKKRTRVQALIDQLGLRNATETVIGDEGHRGVSGGERRRVSIGVDIIHDPIILFLDEPTSGLDSTSAFMIVKALQRIAQSGSIVIMSIHQPSYRILGLLDRLIILSNGQTVYTGLPTNLSLYFSEFGYPIPEKENKTEFTLDLIWELEGSPEGTKSLIEFNKKWQSKNSELVHLCSSLKEAISVSISKGKLVSTSTAMVPRFANSFWKEILVLSNRSILNSRRLPELFVTRLVAVLVTGFILATMFWQLDNSPKGIQERLGFFAFTMSTTFYACTDTLPVLLHERYIFMRETAYNSYKRSSYVISNALVVLPGLIILSFAFTTITFWAIGLNGGFSGFLYYLLIIFASFWSGSSLVTFLSGIIPHLMLGYPIVVAVLACFLLFSGFFINRDRIPAYWIWFHYLSVIKYPYEAVLHNEFNNSTECFMRGIQLFDDTPLVTIPNAMKVRLLQSFSDVLGTKITSSTCFSRGVDILRNQGITDLSKWDCLFITLVWGFFFRILFYFSLLFGSKNKRT from the coding sequence atgtctCGTATTATAGCTGAAAACAATGGAGGTGGTCATGTACTGGACGCCGCCACAGGCGACGGAACTCCGGTCTGTGAAACCAGCGTTGATGTCACAAAGCTGCCGTCAATGccatttcttctttctttcaaCCATCTTACTTACAGTGTAAAGGTCGGCCGCAAGATGCCGCTGTTGACCGGCGGCGGTAGAACAAAGACGTTGCTTAATGGTATCTCTGGGGTGGCTAGAGACGGCGAGATACTTGCGGTGCTCGGAGCAAGTGGGTCAGGGAAATCAACACTCATCGACGCTTTAGCTAATAGAATATCTAAAGGCAGTTTGAAAGGTAACATCACTTTAAACGACGAAGTTGTTGAATCTCGGGTGTTGAAATCGATTTCGGCTTACGTTATGCAACACGATTTGCTTTTCCCAATGCTCACCGTCGAGGAAACCTTAATGTTCGCCGCCGAGTTTCGGCTTCCTCGAACCATGTCTAAATCCAAGAAGAGAACTCGAGTTCAAGCTTTGATTGATCAATTAGGGTTAAGAAATGCCACTGAAACTGTTATTGGTGACGAAGGCCATCGAGGTGTTTCCGGCGGAGAACGACGCCGTGTGTCGATCGGAGTCGATATAATTCATGACCCCATTATTTTGTTCTTAGATGAGCCTACATCAGGGCTTGATTCCACAAGTGCTTTCATGATAGTGAAGGCATTGCAAAGGATTGCTCAAAGTGGAAGCATTGTTATAATGTCAATTCATCAGCCAAGTTATAGAATTCTTGGTTTACTTGACAGATTGATAATTTTGTCTAATGGCCAAACTGTTTATACCGGTTTACCGACGAATCTGTCGCTATATTTCTCCGAATTCGGGTACCCCATACCcgagaaggaaaataaaaccgAGTTCACTCTCGACTTAATTTGGGAACTCGAAGGATCTCCTGAAGGAACAAAAAGTTTGATCGAATTCAACAAGAAATGGCAGAGCAAAAACTCCGAGCTGGTCCATCTTTGTTCGTCGCTAAAAGAAGCAATTAGCGTCAGTATTTCTAAAGGCAAACTTGTTTCTACTTCAACAGCCATGGTCCCTAGATTTGCAAACTCTTTCTGGAAAGAAATACTTGTTTTATCGAACAGATCGATCTTAAATTCGAGGAGGTTGCCAGAGTTGTTCGTTACTCGATTAGTGGCGGTTTTAGTGACGGGGTTCATTTTAGCGACCATGTTTTGGCAACTAGATAATTCACCAAAAGGGATACAAGAAAGATTAGGGTTTTTCGCATTCACAATGTCAACGACGTTTTATGCTTGTACCGACACTCTCCCGGTTCTTCTCCACGAAAGGTACATTTTCATGAGAGAGACAGCTTACAATTCTTACAAAAGATCATCTTACGTGATATCAAATGCTTTGGTGGTTTTACCGGGACTAATCATCCTATCATTTGCTTTCACGACGATAACGTTTTGGGCAATAGGCCTCAACGGCGGATTTTCAGGgttcttatattatttattgatcATATTCGCTTCGTTTTGGTCCGGAAGTTCACTCGTCACATTTCTATCCGGTATTATCCCACATTTGATGTTAGGTTACCCGATTGTCGTCGCTGTTTTAGCGTGTTTCTTGCTCTTTAGCGGCTTTTTTATCAATCGGGACCGAATCCCGGCCTATTGGATTTGGTTTCACTATTTATCCGTTATCAAGTATCCTTATGAAGCGGTTCTACATAACGAATTCAATAATTCGACAGAGTGTTTCATGAGAGGAATTCAGTTATTCGACGACACGCCACTCGTAACAATTCCAAATGCCATGAAAGTGAGATTGTTGCAGTCGTTTAGCGATGTATTAGGGACAAAGATTACAAGCTCGACATGCTTTTCAAGGGGAGTTGATATTTTGAGAAACCAAGGGATTACAGATTTGAGCAAATGGGATTGCTTGTTCATTACCTTGGTATGGGGATTCTTTTTcaggattttgttttatttctctttgtTATTTGGAAGCAAAAACAAGagaacataa